CGGCACCGAGGACGTCGAGTTCTTCGGCGAGCCTTCGATCAGCTTGTCGGAATAGACCATGTAGACCAGCACGTTGCGCTTGGCATCGCAGCCGCGCACGATCTGCATCTTCTTGAAGAACAGCGATCGCCGCTTGCTGAACATGTCGTCGCCCTGGCCGAGCTTGCTCTTGAAGCGGATCGGCCCGATCTGCCGGCAAGCCAGCGAGATATCAGAGACTTCCTCGGCAAGGCCAAGCCAGCCTTTGAAGCCGCCCTTCTCCGGGACTGTGAAGTGACAGGCGACGCCCTCGACCTCGGGGTCGTCGACGCCATAGGTCGCGAGCTTGTCGTTGGGACTGACCCATTTGAACACCGTCGAGCGGCGAAAGATCAGGTCCGGCTCGTCAGCAGCGACCGCGGGGGCAGCCATCCCCAAGGTCAGCAACATCAGCAGCGCCGCGCAGCCCCATCGAGACAACAGTCGCACGTCACACAAGCTCACATTTCTCGATGTCATCGAAGTCTCCGCGGGGGTGGTTCCCGCCTATGTAGTGCGCAAACGCCGCACAGGAAGGCGCTGACAGTTCGGTGATCAAACCGGGCGCTTTAACCTCCTGTGAGGCTTTTTTGTTACTGTTTCGTCGAAAATTCGCCGCTCACGGAAGGGTTAGATCGCTCGCGCTGGTGAACGCGTTCCGCGTCTGCGACAACCAACAGATAGTTTGGACTGGGATTCGGAATATGCGCGCAAGCGGTCGGATTTCGATTTTTGATTCTGCGAATGGGCGGTTCTGGCGGTTTGCAGTTCTGACCGCGGCCGGCACCGTCGCCGCGTCCTCCCAGGCCAGCGCAGCTCTCTATTACTGGAACCGCGACTCCGCCTATTACGGCGACTATGAGCCGCTGCCGCCGCCACAGCCGCACCGGCAAAAGCCGAAGCGCAATGCGGCCACGAAGACTCCCGCAATCGAGAAGCAGGCCAGCAAGCCGCAAGGTCCCCTGATCATCTCGGTCTCGATCGATCATCAGCGGGTCAGCGTCTACGACGCCAACGGCCTCTATGCCGAGGGCCCGGTGTCGACGGGCATGAAGGGGCATTCGACCCCGATGGGTGTCTTCAGCGTCATCCAGAAGCAGAAGTACCACCAGTCCAACATCTACAGCGGCGCGCCGATGCCGTACATGCAGCGCATCACCTGGTCGGGCATCGCGATGCACGCCGGTGTGCTGCCCGGCTATCCGGCGTCGCATGGCTGCATCCGGATGCCGATGGCGTTTGCGGTCAAGATGTACAATTGGACGCGGATGGGCGCCCGCGTGTTCGTCACGCCGGGCACGATCTCGCCGGAGAGTTTCTCGCACCCCCTGCTGGTGACGCAGAAGGTCACCCCGCAGCAGCCGGTTGCCGACGATATCCTGAAGATGGACGCGCCGCTCGGCGTGAAGAGCGACAAGGGCACGGACAAGCCGCAGACCAATCTCGATCTGCGCAGCAGCGTCGGCCATGCCGCCGCGTCATTGCGCGACAACACCCACACCGCCGACGCGAGCGGCGCGATGCCGGCGGCGAGCGCGTCGGCGACGATGTCCGATGCCTCCTCCTCGGCCGCACGTGACGCCATCGCGGAGAAGATCGCGGCCGACAAGTCCGAGGTGACGGCGACCGGGCCTGCCGCCGCCGACAAGCCGGCCGAGAGCAATTCCGCGGCCACCGACGACAGGACGGTCGGCGAAGTCACCGGCAGTACCGACACGCCGAAGTCCGAAGTTTCCGCAAGCGACCCGGCGAAGGCCGAAGCCAAGGCCGATGAGCCCAAGGCGGATGCCGCCAGGCCCGGCGCTGCCGAGGCCCCCAAGACGGATGCTGCCAAGACGGACTCAGATAAGGCTGACGCGGCCAGGGACGCAGCCAAGGCGACGGATACCGTCAAGCCTGCCGAGGCAGCCACTGCGACCGATGCACCCGACGCCAAGAAGGATCCGGCACGGCTGCCGGGGATCGCCAGGATCGACGTGTCGAAGCGCGCCGGCCAGATCGCGGTGTTCATCAGCCGCAAGGATTCCAAGCTCTACGTGCGGCAGAACTTCGCGCCGCTGTTCGAGGTGCCGGTGACGATCGCGGCGAGCGACCGGCCGCTCGGCACGCATGTGTTCACCGCGGAAGCCGACAAGACCGATGCGAACCTGCTGCGCTGGTCGGTGGTGACCCTGCCGACGCGCAGCGCCGCCCGCATCGACGTCGAGGAGCGCGCCCCGCATCGCCGCAAGGTGGCGGCCGCAGTGCCGGTCGAGGCGAAGCCGCAGCCGGCGACCAACACTCCGGCCGAAGCGCTCGATCGCATCTCGATCCCGGCCGACGTGATGGCGCGGATCAACGAAGCGCTCGGGAGCGGCGGATCGATCATCGTCTCCGACCTCGGCGTGAACCAGGGCGAGACCGGCGAAGGCACCGACTTCATCCTGCCGCTGCGCTAGACCTGCCATAACGCCTTCTTGAAAGCCTGCGCCTCCACTCTGGATTATGATCCCTGTGAGCATCCGTTCCAGGGACGAGCCATGATGGACCGCAGGACACTGATCGTGGCGGCGTTCGCCGCGGCCGCCGGATCCCGTACACTGCATGCCGAGCCGCCGGCAATGAGCCGGATCACCGCGTACGCCTTCGCATTTCCGGCACTCTCTGGCGGCGAGATCCGCCTTGCCGACTATGCCGGCCATCCCCTGATGATCGTGAACACGGCCTCGCTCTGTGGCTTCACGCCGCAATACGCCGGCCTGCAGCAATTGTGGACCGAATTCCGCGATCGCGGCTTCGTCATCATCGGCGTGCCCTCCAATGATTTCGGCGGCCAGGAACCCGGCGGCCCGACCGAAATCGCCGAGACCGCGCAGCACCAATACGGCGTCACCTTCCCGATCGCGGCGAAAGCCGTGGTCAAGGGCGCAAGCGCGCATCCGTTCTACCGCTGGGCCGCGGAGGCACGGCCGAAGGACGTGCCGCGCTGGAATTTCCACAAATACCTGATCGGCCGCGACGGCTACATCGCCGACGTCTTCCCTGAGTCGGTCACGCCGGACGACACCCGGATCAAGACCGGGATCGCCCGGGCACTGGCGGCGGCCTGAGAGGCCACGATAATCCCCGGAATTAACTGGGATTTCGGCCACAACCCGGTCACGTTCATTGCCTTGGCGTCGGCACTGCGACTAGGGTACGATGAGTTGGGGGTGAAGCGGCCCGGTCGCGGCAAAGCGGCGACCTGGAGCGCGATCAGCAGGGAACACGCCATGCGCATAGCGGCAGGTCTGATTTTCGCAGGGACCGTATCGTTGCTCGCCTCGAGCGCAGCCTGGTCGCAGACGCCGCCCGCCAAGGGCGCGGCGCCGGCAGCCGCACCGGCGGCTGCAGCTCCAGCGCCTGCCGCCGCGGCGCCGGCGCCCGCCGCAGCAGCTCAAGTGCCGCCGAAACAACCACCGCAGCCGGCACGCGCCGCCTGCAACAATCCGAATGCGCTCGGCGTCGCCCGCACCGTCGAGATCGACACCACAGGCGGTCCCGGCTTCGGCTTCGAGCATTTCAAGCAGCTCGACTTCCTGCGCGACCATGAGGTGGTGCTGACCTTCGACGACGGTCCGTGGCCGGGCAACACGCCGGCGGTGCTGAAGGCGCTCGCCGACGAGTGCACCACGGGCATCTTCTTCCCGATCGGCAAGCACGCCACCTATCACCCCGAAATCCTGCGACAGGTCTATGCCGCCGGCCACACCGTCGGCTCGCACACCTGGTCGCACGAGAATCTGAACAACAAGAAGCTGACCGAGGATCAGAAGAAGGACGAGATCGAGCGCGGCCTGGCTGCGGTCAAGTGGGCGCTCGAGACCTCACCCTCGCCGTTCTTCCGCTTCCCGGCGCTGCAGCATCCGCCGGAGATGGTCACCTATCTCGGCAACCGCAACATCGCGATCTTCTCCTGCGACCTCGACTCCTTCGACTTCAAGTCGAAGAACTCGCAACAGGTGATCGACACCGTGATGAAGAAGCTCGCCAAGCTCGGCAAGGGCATCATCCTGATGCACGACTTCCAGAAGCACACCGCGGAGGCCCTGCCGACGCTGCTGACGCAGCTCAAGGCCGGCGGCTACAAGGTGGTGGCGATGCGCGCCAAATTCCCGGCGACCGTGCTGCCGCAATACGAGCAGGAGCTCGCCAAGGACGTCAAGCTGCCGACCGTGAGCTCGCGGCCGGTGAACAGCGTCGTCACCACCGTCGATCAGTAAACGCGCCCGCGATAATCCTGGTGTCTGCGTTGCGTATCGAGGGGTTCGTCATCGTCTCCGCCGACGGCCGGCTGGCGAATGCGCACAACGTGATGCCCGACGACCTCAAGATCGAGGGCGACAAGCGGTTCTTCACCGCAGCCCTCGATCGCGCCGACCTTGTCGTCCATGGCCGCCACTCCCAGGAAGAGCAGCCGAACGCACCGAAGCGCCGCCGTTTGATCCTGACCGGCAAGGTCGCGGCCATCGCCCCCGACCCGGACAATCCGAAGGCGCTGTTGTGGAATCCCGCCGGCTGCCCGTTCGAGACCGCGAGCCGCGAGGCCGGCGTCATCTCGGGCATGGTCGCCATCATCGGCGGCCCCGGCGTGTTCGGCATGTTCATGGACCGCTACGACACGTTCTGGCTCTCGGTCGCACCGAAGGTGCGCATCCCCGACGGCGAGCCGTGCTTTCCCGGCGTCCCCGCCCGCACCCCGCAGCAGGTGCTGTCAGCACACGGCCTTCACGCCGGCACACCGCAACTGATCGACGACGCGCACGATGTCAGCGTCACGCCGTGGCGGCGGATGGGTTGAAAGCGGCAATGCCCGTAGGATGGGTAGAGAAACCCATCACTTCTAACTTGCGGCACGATGATGGGTTTCGCTGCGCTCTACCCTTCCTGCGCAGCTAGGCACACGTCCTCCTACACATCCCCATATGCCGGGTCATCGCGGCGCGGGCCGCGGCCGTAGCCGGCGATGATGAACAGCGCGCCGATCAGCGACAGGTTCTTCAGCGCGTCGATCAAGGTCCTGAGATTGTCGGGCGCCGGCTGGTTCCAGAAATCATGAAAGTAGAAGGTCGCGAAGCAAACGAAGATGATCAGGAGGAGCGCGAAGAACCGCGCCAGTACGTTCACCGCGATCATCAGCCCCGCGACGATCTCGAAGCCGCCGATCACGATCGCCAAGAGCTGCATGAACGGCATGCCGACGAAGGTCTCGACCTGCTGCGTATAGGGCGCTGCGATGGCCGGGATCGCCACCTTGGCCGTGAGCAGATCCGCCGTTGCCTGAACGCCGAACAGCTTGCTCGCTCCCGAATAGAGGAACAGAACGGCAAACAGAATCCGTCCGAAGGTGATGAACGCTGGCATGGGTCGGCCTCACTGGATGGCAGAAATCGGACGAAGCAGGCGCAGCGATTATGGTCGCTCCGCCTGCTTCGATCAAATCGAATCCATGTCGGCTCGAGCACGATGCGGAAAACCGCGCTGCGGTCTTCCGAACATAACGTGCTCAAACAACGCCCGTCAGCCGAACAGCGTCGGCTGCGCGCGGCCGGCGCGCTCCTGCGCCTCGACCGCGGCAACCGCGGTCATGTTGAGGATGCCGCGCGCCGTCACGCCGGGGGTGAGGATGTGCGCCGGACGCGCCGGACCAATCAGGATCGGCCCCACCGGCAACGCGTTGGCCAGCGACTTGATCATCTGGTAGGCGATGTTGGCGGCATCGAGGTTCGGCATGATCAGGATGTTGGCCTCGCCTTCGAGCCGCGATTGCGGCAGCACCAGGCGCCGCGCCGCGGCCGACAACGCCGTGTCGCCCTGCATTTCGCCGTCAGCCTCGATCTCCGGATGCTTGTCCTTCAGAAGCTGGGTGGCCCGCCGCATCTTGCGCGAGGAGTCGGTATCATAGCTGCCGAAGTCGGAATGTGACACGAAGGCGACCTTCGGCTTGAAGGCGAAGCGCTGGACGTGGATCGCCGCCAGCGACGCGACTTCCGCCAGTTCCTCCGCACTCGGATTCGGCCGCACCTGGGTGTCGGCGAGGAAGTGCGCGCCGGTGGAGGTGATCATCAGCGCCAGCGCGGCATAGTCGCTGACCCCCGGCAGGAAGCCGATGATCTCGCGGACATGGCGCAGATGGCTCATGTAGCGGCCTTCGACGCCGCATAGCATCGCGTCGGCCTCGCCGCGCGACACCGCGAGCGCCGCGATCACGGTATTGTTGGTGCGGACCACCGTCCGTGCGGCCTCAGGCGTCACACCGCGACGGCCGGCAACGTCGATATAGGACTGCACGTAGGAACGGTAGCGCGGATCGTCCTCGGGATTGACCAGGTCGAAGTCGCGACCGGCCTTGATCGACAGGCCGAAGCGCTTGATCCTGGTCTCGACCACGGACGGACGGCCGACCAGGATCGGCCGCGCCAGCTTTTCCTCGAGCACCACCTGGGTCGCGCGCAGCACGCGCTCGTCCTCGCCCTCGGCGTAGATCACGCGCACCGGCTGGGTCTTCGCCTTGGCGAACACCGGCTTCATGGTGAGGCCGGAGCGGAACGCGAAACGCTCGAGGCTCGCGGCGTATTCGTCGAAATTGGTGATCGGCCGGGTCGCGACGCCGGACTCGATCGCGGCCTTGGCGACGGCCGGAGCGATGCGCAGGATCAGGCGCGGATCGAACGGGCTCGGGATCAGCGAGCCCGGGCCGAAGCCCTGCGTCTCGCCGGTCTCGAGACCATGGG
This Bradyrhizobium sp. CCBAU 53421 DNA region includes the following protein-coding sequences:
- a CDS encoding L,D-transpeptidase family protein, giving the protein MRASGRISIFDSANGRFWRFAVLTAAGTVAASSQASAALYYWNRDSAYYGDYEPLPPPQPHRQKPKRNAATKTPAIEKQASKPQGPLIISVSIDHQRVSVYDANGLYAEGPVSTGMKGHSTPMGVFSVIQKQKYHQSNIYSGAPMPYMQRITWSGIAMHAGVLPGYPASHGCIRMPMAFAVKMYNWTRMGARVFVTPGTISPESFSHPLLVTQKVTPQQPVADDILKMDAPLGVKSDKGTDKPQTNLDLRSSVGHAAASLRDNTHTADASGAMPAASASATMSDASSSAARDAIAEKIAADKSEVTATGPAAADKPAESNSAATDDRTVGEVTGSTDTPKSEVSASDPAKAEAKADEPKADAARPGAAEAPKTDAAKTDSDKADAARDAAKATDTVKPAEAATATDAPDAKKDPARLPGIARIDVSKRAGQIAVFISRKDSKLYVRQNFAPLFEVPVTIAASDRPLGTHVFTAEADKTDANLLRWSVVTLPTRSAARIDVEERAPHRRKVAAAVPVEAKPQPATNTPAEALDRISIPADVMARINEALGSGGSIIVSDLGVNQGETGEGTDFILPLR
- a CDS encoding glutathione peroxidase, which gives rise to MMDRRTLIVAAFAAAAGSRTLHAEPPAMSRITAYAFAFPALSGGEIRLADYAGHPLMIVNTASLCGFTPQYAGLQQLWTEFRDRGFVIIGVPSNDFGGQEPGGPTEIAETAQHQYGVTFPIAAKAVVKGASAHPFYRWAAEARPKDVPRWNFHKYLIGRDGYIADVFPESVTPDDTRIKTGIARALAAA
- a CDS encoding NADP-dependent malic enzyme, yielding MSSSSEELHNAALAYHRLPRPGKLEIQAIKPLANQRDLALAYSPGVAAACTEIAKNPAEAATLTARSNLVAVVSNGTAVLGLGNIGPLASKPVMEGKAVLFKKFAGIDVFDIEIKADTIERVVETVAALEPTFGGINLEDIRGPECFEIESQLKERMKIPVFHDDQHGTAIIVAAAIVNALLLNGKQLSDVKIVCSGAGAAAIATLNLLVSMGAQRKNIFVCDIDGVVYEGRNTTMDRWKAVYTQKTDARVLADVIPGADIFVGLSAPGVLKPEMVKQMADKPLVMALANPVPEIMPEEARAARPDAMICTGRSDYPNQVNNVLCFPFIFRGALDVGATAINEAMKHAAVDAIAQLARDPPSDAVAHGLETGETQGFGPGSLIPSPFDPRLILRIAPAVAKAAIESGVATRPITNFDEYAASLERFAFRSGLTMKPVFAKAKTQPVRVIYAEGEDERVLRATQVVLEEKLARPILVGRPSVVETRIKRFGLSIKAGRDFDLVNPEDDPRYRSYVQSYIDVAGRRGVTPEAARTVVRTNNTVIAALAVSRGEADAMLCGVEGRYMSHLRHVREIIGFLPGVSDYAALALMITSTGAHFLADTQVRPNPSAEELAEVASLAAIHVQRFAFKPKVAFVSHSDFGSYDTDSSRKMRRATQLLKDKHPEIEADGEMQGDTALSAAARRLVLPQSRLEGEANILIMPNLDAANIAYQMIKSLANALPVGPILIGPARPAHILTPGVTARGILNMTAVAAVEAQERAGRAQPTLFG
- a CDS encoding CreA family protein; its protein translation is MTSRNVSLCDVRLLSRWGCAALLMLLTLGMAAPAVAADEPDLIFRRSTVFKWVSPNDKLATYGVDDPEVEGVACHFTVPEKGGFKGWLGLAEEVSDISLACRQIGPIRFKSKLGQGDDMFSKRRSLFFKKMQIVRGCDAKRNVLVYMVYSDKLIEGSPKNSTSSVPIMPWGAADATAVQKCGEFIQ
- a CDS encoding dihydrofolate reductase; this encodes MSALRIEGFVIVSADGRLANAHNVMPDDLKIEGDKRFFTAALDRADLVVHGRHSQEEQPNAPKRRRLILTGKVAAIAPDPDNPKALLWNPAGCPFETASREAGVISGMVAIIGGPGVFGMFMDRYDTFWLSVAPKVRIPDGEPCFPGVPARTPQQVLSAHGLHAGTPQLIDDAHDVSVTPWRRMG
- a CDS encoding polysaccharide deacetylase family protein — protein: MRIAAGLIFAGTVSLLASSAAWSQTPPAKGAAPAAAPAAAAPAPAAAAPAPAAAAQVPPKQPPQPARAACNNPNALGVARTVEIDTTGGPGFGFEHFKQLDFLRDHEVVLTFDDGPWPGNTPAVLKALADECTTGIFFPIGKHATYHPEILRQVYAAGHTVGSHTWSHENLNNKKLTEDQKKDEIERGLAAVKWALETSPSPFFRFPALQHPPEMVTYLGNRNIAIFSCDLDSFDFKSKNSQQVIDTVMKKLAKLGKGIILMHDFQKHTAEALPTLLTQLKAGGYKVVAMRAKFPATVLPQYEQELAKDVKLPTVSSRPVNSVVTTVDQ
- a CDS encoding DoxX family protein; this encodes MPAFITFGRILFAVLFLYSGASKLFGVQATADLLTAKVAIPAIAAPYTQQVETFVGMPFMQLLAIVIGGFEIVAGLMIAVNVLARFFALLLIIFVCFATFYFHDFWNQPAPDNLRTLIDALKNLSLIGALFIIAGYGRGPRRDDPAYGDV